A genomic stretch from Salarias fasciatus chromosome 10, fSalaFa1.1, whole genome shotgun sequence includes:
- the tmem248 gene encoding transmembrane protein 248 isoform X2, with amino-acid sequence MVYLLNPIENLRSYINNRPPLVIFMISVSAVAIAFLTIGYFFKIKEIKSPELTEDWNTFLLRFNELDFCVSENETIKHGLNESTTPESLVVTSGQARSSTQAPLLLEDSGPINISVPITLTLDPQRPFGGYSRNITHLYATVLGQQVGLSGREAHEEINITFTLPVSWNSDDCVLHGHCEQVVFSTCMTVTAASNIFPVTVQPPHCVPETYTNATSWYKVFTTVRDSDTKYSQDYNPFWCYKGAIGKVYHALNPKLTVIVPDDDRSLINLHLMHTSYFLFVMVITMFCYAVIKGRPGKVRQSGADFCPEKVALSEG; translated from the exons ATG GTGTACCTGCTGAATCCTATAGAGAACCTGAGGAGCTACATCAACAACCGTCCACCGCTGGTCATCTTCATGATCAGTGTCAGTGCCGTGGCCATCGCCTTCCTCACCATCGGATATTTCTTCAAGATTAAAGAGATCAAGTCTCCGGAGCTGACCGAG GACTGGAACACCTTCCTGCTGCGCTTCAACGAGCTGGACTTCTGCGTGTCGGAGAACGAGACCATAAAGCACGGGCTGAACGAGTCCACCACGCCGGAGAGCCTGGTGGTGACCAGCGGCCAGGCGCGCTCCAGCACCCAGGCGCCCCTCCTGCTGGAGGACTCGGGTCCCATCAACATCTCGGTCCCCATCACGCTCACGCTGGACCCCCAGCGGCCCTTCGGAGGATACTCTCGCAATATCACCCACCTGTACGCCACGGTGCTGGGCCAGCAGGTGGGCCTGTCCG GCCGGGAAGCCCACGAAGAAATCAACATCACCTTCACCCTGCCCGTGTCCTGGAACTCGGACGACTGCGTGCTGCACGGACACTGCGAGCAGGTGGTGTTCAGCACCTGCATGACCGTCACGGCGGCCAGCAACATCTTCCCCGtcacagt GCAGCCGCCTCACTGCGTGCCGGAGACGTACACCAACGCCACGTCCTGGTACAAGGTGTTCACCACGGTCCGGGACTCGGACACCAAGTACAGTCAGGACTACAACCCCTTCTGGTGTTACAAGGGAGCCATCGGCAAGGTGTACCACGCCCTCAACCCAAAGCTCACCGTCATCGTCCCCGAC GACGACCGCTCCCTCATCAACCTGCACCTGATGCACACCAGCTACTTCCTGTTCGTCATGGTCATCACCATGTTCTGCTATGCAGTGATCAAGGGCCGGCCGGGCAAAGTGCGGCAGAGCGGCGCCGACTTCTGTCCTGAGAAG gtggcATTGTCAGAGGGTTAA
- the orc1 gene encoding origin recognition complex subunit 1 produces the protein MTKLWNRKCCDVCIPAREAAAAAAAELSGTMKTVSRVYRWRGDPVGVDRRLKTKQYHSLSISAGQQVTVVSVGHHVLIEGENQNEPYVAKVLCLYESGGQMKVQVDWLVRLCELPRSKASLLGRPPHPQEVFFYDGPSCDPEVSVESILRPVQVQQLEPDSPFPDPTLRNRDTLYVKLCWNSKTFRAPEAAPQATPRRGPEVGALRSSTRKTPSLSDRRRGAVARNPAVCKRLQLCDSERAEPEDDVLSRLLDEDLRVSASPSRLRGGATAQLKSPRLALDKLHLSEDRTEPAADQRPPRRKATLHTASRIRKQMTLLDDQDATSDEDEEFVLSKQEEDDDEEEEEEEEEEEEEELPVKRSRRASATPRSKMTPKRKKAAPRTPRHTTTPSIPSRAQPAPRPASVLEEARLRLHVSSVPESLPCRESEFHQVYDFLHSKILDGTGGCMYISGVPGTGKTATVQEVVRRLQHAAEEEQEIPPFNLIHINGMKMTDPHQAYVHILQELTGQKATCDHAAALLEKIFSRPSPRKLSTVLLVDELDLLWTRKQNVMYNLFDWPTRSHAHLVVVAIANTMDLPERVLINRVASRLGLTRMSFQPYSFRQLQQIVTSRLNRLKAFEDDALQLVSRKVAALSGDARRCLDICRRATEICEQASGGLVGTGHVMEAMNEMFSSPYITTISCAALQEQLFLRAVVAEFRRLGLEEATFQQVLVQHQALSLVEGLQPAPVSEVQAVCQRLGACRLLLLESSRLGLLQRVRLNVSQDDVLYALNAG, from the exons ATGACGAAGTTATGGAACCGGAAGTGCTGTGACGTGTGTATCCCAGCGCGGgaagcggcggcagcagcagcggcagagctCTCCGG CACCATGAAGACTGTCAGCAGAGTTTACAGGTGGCGCGGAGACCCCGTGGGTGTGGACAGGCGGCTGAAGACCAAGCAGTACCA ctcctTGTCCATCAGTGCAGGACAGCAGGTCACTGTCGTGAGCGTTGGACACCACGTCCTCATCGAGGGTGAAAACCAGAACGAACCGTATGTGGCCAAAGTCCTCTGCCTGTACG agagtGGGGGCCAGATGAAGGTGCAGGTGGACTGGTTGGTCCGGCTGTGTGAATTGCCTCGCAGCAAGGCGTCCCTGCTGGggagacccccccacccccaggaGGTCTTCTTCTACGATGGTCCCAGCTGTGACCCCGAGGTCAGCGTGGAGTCCATCCTCCGCCCCGTCCAG gtgcagcagctggaaccGGACTCCCCTTTCCCGGACCCCACCCTCAGAAACCGGGACACCCTGTATGTGAAGCTCTGCTGGAACTCCAAGACCTTCAGAGCTCCGGAGGCCGCCCCCCAGGCCACGCCGCGGCGGGGCCCCGAGGTGGGGGCTCTCCGCAGCTCCACCCGCAAGACCCCCTCCCTGAgtgacaggaggaggggggcagtggCCAGGAACCCTGCCGTCTGCAagaggctgcagctctgtg ATTCagagagggcggagcctgaggaCGACGTCCTGTCCCGCCTCCTGGACGAAGACCTGCGGGTCTCGGCCTCACCCAGCAGGCTGCGTGGGGGGGCCACCGCCCAGCTGAAGTCCCCCAGGCTGGCCCTGGACAAGCTGCACCTgagtgaggacag GACGGAGCCCGCCGCCGACCAGCGGCCCCCCAGGAGGAAGGCCACCCTTCACACGGCCAGTCGGATCAGGAAGCAGAT gactctgctggacgACCAGGACGCCACCTCGGACGAAGACGAGGAGTTTGTTCTGTCcaaacaggaggaggacgacgatgaggaagaggaggaagaggaggaggaggaggaggaggaggagcttccgGTGAAGAGGAGTCGACGGGCTTCAGCAACCCCTCGCTCAAAGATGACGccaaagaggaagaaa GCGGCACCGCGCACGCCCCGCCACACCACCACTCCCAGCATCCCCAGCAGGGCGCAgcccgccccccgccccgccaGCGTCCTGGAGGAGGCGCGCCTCAG GCTTCACGTGTCGTCGGTTCCGGAGTCGCTGCCCTGCAGAGAGTCTGAGTTCCACCAGGTCTACGACTTCCTGCACAGCAAGATCCTGGACGGCACTGGAGG gtgcaTGTACATCTCGGGCGTGCCGGGCACGGGGAAGACGGCCACGGTGCAGGAGGTGGTGCGGCGCCTGCAGCACGCCgccgaggaggagcaggagatcCCCCCGTTCAACCTCATCCACATCAACGGCATGAAGATGACGGACCCCCACCAGGCCTACGTGCACATCCTGCAG gagCTGACGGGTCAGAAGGCCACCTGCGACCacgccgccgccctgctggagAAGATCTTCAGTCGTCCGTCTCCAAGGAAACTGAGCACAGTGCTCCTGGTGGACGAG CTGGACCTGCTCTGGACCAGAAAGCAGAACGTCATGTACAACCTGTTCGATTGGCCAACCAGAAGCCACGCCCACCTGGTGGTGGTCGCCATCGCCAACACCATGGACCTGCCCGAGAGGGTTCTGATCAACAGGGTGGCCAGCCGGCTG GGTCTGACCCGGATGTCCTTCCAGCCGTACTCCTtcaggcagctgcagcagatcgtCACGTCTCGGTTGAACCGGCTGAAGGCGTTTGAGGACGACGCCCTGCAGCTGGTGTCCAGGAAg GTGGCGGCCCTGTCGGGGGACGCACGCCGCTGTCTGGACATCTGCCGCAGAGCCACGGAGATCTGCGAGCAGGCGTCCGGCGGCCTGGTGGGAACCGGTCACGTGATGGAGGCCATGAACGAGATGTTCTCCTCCCCGTACATCACCACCATCAG ctgtgcggcgctgcaggagcagctcttCCTCCGCGCCGTGGTGGCCGAGTTCCGCCGGCTGGGTTTGGAGGAGGCCACGTTCCagcag GTGCTGGTGCAGCACCAGGCCCTGAGCCTGGTGGAGGGGCTGCAGCCGGCCCCGGTGTCGGAGGTCCAGGCTGTGTGCCAGCGGCTGGGGGCctgccgcctgctgctgctggagtccagcCGGCTGGGCCTGCTGCAGCGCGTCCGCCTCAACGTCAGCCAGGACGACGTGCTCTACGCCCTCAACGCCGGCTGA
- the tmem248 gene encoding transmembrane protein 248 isoform X1: protein MVYLLNPIENLRSYINNRPPLVIFMISVSAVAIAFLTIGYFFKIKEIKSPELTEDWNTFLLRFNELDFCVSENETIKHGLNESTTPESLVVTSGQARSSTQAPLLLEDSGPINISVPITLTLDPQRPFGGYSRNITHLYATVLGQQVGLSGREAHEEINITFTLPVSWNSDDCVLHGHCEQVVFSTCMTVTAASNIFPVTVQPPHCVPETYTNATSWYKVFTTVRDSDTKYSQDYNPFWCYKGAIGKVYHALNPKLTVIVPDDDRSLINLHLMHTSYFLFVMVITMFCYAVIKGRPGKVRQSGADFCPEKVQASPAGRSELHRWHCQRVKKTSGSFSRTYP from the exons ATG GTGTACCTGCTGAATCCTATAGAGAACCTGAGGAGCTACATCAACAACCGTCCACCGCTGGTCATCTTCATGATCAGTGTCAGTGCCGTGGCCATCGCCTTCCTCACCATCGGATATTTCTTCAAGATTAAAGAGATCAAGTCTCCGGAGCTGACCGAG GACTGGAACACCTTCCTGCTGCGCTTCAACGAGCTGGACTTCTGCGTGTCGGAGAACGAGACCATAAAGCACGGGCTGAACGAGTCCACCACGCCGGAGAGCCTGGTGGTGACCAGCGGCCAGGCGCGCTCCAGCACCCAGGCGCCCCTCCTGCTGGAGGACTCGGGTCCCATCAACATCTCGGTCCCCATCACGCTCACGCTGGACCCCCAGCGGCCCTTCGGAGGATACTCTCGCAATATCACCCACCTGTACGCCACGGTGCTGGGCCAGCAGGTGGGCCTGTCCG GCCGGGAAGCCCACGAAGAAATCAACATCACCTTCACCCTGCCCGTGTCCTGGAACTCGGACGACTGCGTGCTGCACGGACACTGCGAGCAGGTGGTGTTCAGCACCTGCATGACCGTCACGGCGGCCAGCAACATCTTCCCCGtcacagt GCAGCCGCCTCACTGCGTGCCGGAGACGTACACCAACGCCACGTCCTGGTACAAGGTGTTCACCACGGTCCGGGACTCGGACACCAAGTACAGTCAGGACTACAACCCCTTCTGGTGTTACAAGGGAGCCATCGGCAAGGTGTACCACGCCCTCAACCCAAAGCTCACCGTCATCGTCCCCGAC GACGACCGCTCCCTCATCAACCTGCACCTGATGCACACCAGCTACTTCCTGTTCGTCATGGTCATCACCATGTTCTGCTATGCAGTGATCAAGGGCCGGCCGGGCAAAGTGCGGCAGAGCGGCGCCGACTTCTGTCCTGAGAAGGTACAGGCGAGCCCGGCAGGGCGTTCTGAGCTCCACAG gtggcATTGTCAGAGGGTTAAAAAGACATCGGGGAGCTTTTCCAGAACTTATCCGTAA